In Palaemon carinicauda isolate YSFRI2023 chromosome 18, ASM3689809v2, whole genome shotgun sequence, a genomic segment contains:
- the LOC137658001 gene encoding cuticle protein 7-like, giving the protein MNMKYVLEQRKITLLCLAAVALARPDRPAPAGYGYDPPTPAYAPPQPSYSAPQPSYSAPQPSYEKPKVRWHNKFLRILQEGMPFDFKYAVKDAYKGLDFDYNSDGKVVNGQYRVLLPDGRTQIVTYTTDHHNGYQAEVTYEGEAQYPEPQPYKPAPSYSAPAPAYSAPAPTYEQPKPTYGAPRN; this is encoded by the exons ATGAACATGAAGTATGTATTGGAGCAACGTAAg ATCACCCTGCTGTGTTTGGCTGCCGTGGCTTTGGCCCGCCCTGACAGGCCCGCCCCTGCTGGGTATGGATACGACCCACCAACACCAGCATACGCCCCACCTCAGCCATCCTACTCAGCCCCTCAACCATCTTATTCAGCCCCACAGCCATCCTACGAGAAACCTAAGGTAAG ATGGCATAACAAGTTCTTACGCATTTTGCAGGAGGGTATGCCCTTTGACTTCAAGTACGCTGTCAAGGACGCCTATAAGGGTCTGGACTTCGACTACAACTCCGACGGCAAGGTCGTCAACGGTCAGTACCGCGTCCtcctccccgacggtcgcactcAGATCGTCACTTACACCACCGATCACCACAACGGATACCAGGCTGAGGTGACTTACGAGGGCGAGGCCCAGTACCCAGAACCCCAGCCCTACAAGCCAGCCCCCTCATACTCAGCCCCTGCTCCAGCTTATTCAGCTCCAGCTCCGACTTACGAACAACCCAAACCTACATATGGAGCTCCACGCAACTAA
- the LOC137658003 gene encoding cuticle protein 7-like, with product MYTKILLLCLAAVALARPDRPAPAGYGYAPPTPAYTPPQPSYSAPQPSYSAPQPSYEKPEEGMPFDFEYAVKDAYKGLDFDHNSNSDGKVVNGQYRVLLPDGRTQIVTYTADHYNGYQAEVTYEGEAQYPEPQPYKPAPSYSAPAPTYEQPKPTYGAPRN from the exons ATGTACACCAAG ATCCTCCTGTTGTGTTTGGCTGCCGTGGCTTTGGCCCGCCCTGACAGGCCCGCCCCTGCTGGGTATGGATACGCCCCACCAACACCAGCATACACCCCACCTCAGCCATCCTACTCAGCCCCTCAACCATCCTATTCAGCCCCTCAACCATCCTACGAGAAACCTGAG GAGGGGATGCCCTTCGACTTCGAGTATGCCGTCAAGGACGCCTACAAGGGCCTCGACTTCGACCACAACTCCAACTCCGACGGCAAGGTGGTCAACGGTCAGTACCGCGTCCtcctccccgacggtcgcactcagatcgtcacttacaccgccgatcactacaacggataccaggctgaggtcacttacgagggcgAGGCCCAGTACCCAGAACCCCAGCCCTACAAGCCAGCCCCCTCATACTCAGCCCCAGCTCCAACTTACGAACAACCCAAACCTACATATGGAGCTCCACGCAACTAA
- the LOC137657008 gene encoding cuticle protein 7-like gives MYTKITLLCLAAVALARPDRPAPAGYGYAPPTPAYAPPQPSYSAPQPSYSAPQPSYEKPEEGMPFDFEYAVKDAYKGLDFDHNSNSDGKVVNGQYRVLLPDGRTQIVTYTADHYNGYQAEVTYEGEAQYPEPQPYKPAPSYSAPAPSYSAPAPTYEQPKPTYGAPRN, from the exons ATGTACACCAAG ATCACCCTGCTGTGTTTGGCTGCCGTGGCTTTGGCCCGCCCTGACAGGCCCGCCCCTGCTGGGTATGGATACGCCCCACCAACACCAGCATACGCCCCACCTCAGCCATCCTACTCAGCCCCTCAACCATCCTATTCAGCCCCTCAACCTTCCTACGAAAAACCTGAG GAGGGTATGCCCTTCGATTTCGAGTACGCCGTTAAGGACGCCTACAAGGGTCTCGACTTCGACCACAACTCCAACTCCGACGGCAAGGTGGTCAACGGTCAGTACCGCGTCCtcctccccgacggtcgcactcagatcgtcacttacaccgccgatcactacaacggataccaggctgaggtcacttacgagggcgAGGCCCAGTACCCAGAACCCCAGCCCTACAAGCCAGCCCCCTCATACTCAGCCCCAGCTCCCTCTTACTCAGCCCCAGCTCCGACTTACGAACAACCCAAACCTACATATGGAGCTCCACGCAACTAA